One part of the uncultured Celeribacter sp. genome encodes these proteins:
- a CDS encoding ABC transporter ATP-binding protein, giving the protein MSNILEIKSLSLRIGIQDILHDVSVSLPARGIVSVLGANGVGKTSLMRCISGIYHATGGEILLEGEDISKLKSHEIVERGVLQAPEGRQIFSNMTVLENLMIGAGPLGRQELDHVLHLFPRLEERLKQQAGSMSGGEQQMLCIGRALMRKPKVLLLDEPSLGLAPRLVGFICELVSKIRDEGYAVLLVEQNVKAALRVSDRASVIEHGKIVIEGDASALANDPRVAEAYLGGHVHENA; this is encoded by the coding sequence ATGAGCAATATTCTGGAAATCAAATCGCTCTCGCTCAGAATCGGCATTCAGGACATCCTGCACGACGTCTCGGTCAGCCTGCCGGCGCGTGGCATTGTCTCGGTTCTGGGGGCCAACGGGGTCGGGAAGACCTCGCTCATGCGCTGTATCTCGGGGATCTACCACGCCACCGGCGGCGAGATCCTCTTGGAAGGCGAAGACATCTCCAAACTGAAAAGCCACGAGATTGTCGAGCGCGGCGTGCTGCAGGCCCCGGAAGGGCGTCAGATCTTTTCCAACATGACCGTGCTGGAAAACCTGATGATCGGCGCCGGACCGCTTGGGCGACAGGAGCTGGACCATGTGCTGCATCTCTTCCCGCGATTGGAGGAACGGCTCAAGCAACAGGCCGGTTCAATGTCGGGCGGCGAACAGCAGATGCTGTGCATCGGGCGGGCGCTGATGCGCAAACCCAAGGTGCTGCTGCTCGATGAACCGTCTCTGGGGCTTGCCCCGCGTCTGGTCGGCTTCATCTGCGAACTGGTCAGCAAGATCCGTGACGAAGGCTATGCCGTGCTTCTGGTCGAACAGAATGTGAAGGCCGCGCTGCGGGTCTCTGACCGGGCCTCGGTGATCGAACACGGTAAGATCGTGATCGAAGGCGACGCCAGCGCATTGGCCAATGACCCACGCGTGGCCGAAGCCTATCTCGGCGGACATGTGCACGAAAATGCCTGA
- a CDS encoding Lrp/AsnC family transcriptional regulator, protein MADITYDDIDRRILDILQQDSELPIADIADRVGLSPTPIWRRIKRMEASGLIRARVALVDQKQANIPMTIFIGVTAPRHAMEWFTKFRDLIEDIPEVVEAYRLTGATDYIMKVVVPDIAAYDEVYQRMIEELEFSTVNSSISMEELKFTTAVPTKYL, encoded by the coding sequence ATGGCTGACATTACCTATGACGACATCGACCGGCGTATTCTGGACATCCTGCAGCAGGACAGCGAGTTGCCGATTGCCGACATTGCTGATCGCGTCGGGTTGAGTCCGACCCCGATCTGGCGCCGGATCAAGCGTATGGAGGCCTCGGGGCTGATCCGTGCGCGCGTGGCGCTGGTGGATCAGAAACAGGCCAATATTCCGATGACGATTTTCATCGGTGTCACAGCGCCGCGTCATGCGATGGAGTGGTTCACCAAATTCAGGGATCTGATCGAAGACATTCCCGAAGTGGTCGAGGCTTACCGGCTGACCGGGGCGACGGACTATATCATGAAGGTTGTGGTGCCCGATATCGCGGCCTATGACGAGGTCTATCAGCGCATGATCGAAGAACTTGAGTTTTCGACGGTCAACTCCTCCATTTCCATGGAGGAGCTGAAATTCACCACTGCAGTGCCGACCAAATACCTGTAG
- a CDS encoding FAD-dependent oxidoreductase, whose product MTSSVTFPPSLWADTAPPRTPAAPLSGGAETDTVIIGGGFSGLSAALHLAKAGRAVMVLEGQAIGWGGSGRNNGQVIPTLTSAEPDAWEQRYGETGRLFARMIGASAGMLFDTIRQEGIDAEAEQSGWFQPAHSPGRTKLSQKRVEAWRRFGLDVEYLDHAATTELMGTAHWYGGMLAPSGGHVNPLALARGLAGAVERHGGTIHEQTRVDSFVHDGTQWQVKTPGGTVTARALILATNAYTGELAPGLARRLARSIVPVHSWQMATNPLSDNLRATLLPGRQAVSDTRGDLRFFRYDARNRLITGGAIIGGGDVSARVARKVARNLADSFPQLEAPEMTHVWSGYLAMNWDRFPRVHNLGPNGWAPIGYNGRGVALANALGREIARAIDGEDPRGLALPITEPHPLPFHPIARRVAPLYLAWMQRKDRTDPKL is encoded by the coding sequence ATGACTTCTTCCGTTACCTTCCCCCCGTCGCTTTGGGCTGACACGGCCCCACCACGCACCCCGGCCGCCCCCCTGAGCGGCGGCGCGGAAACCGACACGGTCATCATCGGTGGCGGGTTTTCCGGGCTTTCGGCAGCGCTGCATCTGGCCAAGGCCGGGCGCGCCGTGATGGTTCTGGAAGGGCAGGCCATCGGCTGGGGCGGATCTGGCCGCAACAACGGTCAGGTGATCCCGACGCTGACCTCAGCAGAACCTGACGCCTGGGAGCAGCGCTATGGCGAAACCGGACGGTTGTTTGCCCGGATGATCGGCGCTTCCGCTGGCATGCTGTTCGACACCATCCGGCAAGAAGGCATCGACGCCGAGGCGGAACAGAGCGGCTGGTTTCAGCCCGCCCATTCCCCGGGCCGCACAAAACTGAGCCAGAAACGGGTCGAAGCCTGGCGTCGTTTCGGGCTCGACGTCGAGTATCTCGATCATGCGGCAACCACCGAACTGATGGGCACGGCCCATTGGTATGGCGGCATGTTGGCGCCCTCGGGTGGCCATGTGAACCCGCTGGCTCTGGCCCGCGGTCTGGCGGGCGCGGTGGAACGCCATGGCGGCACCATTCACGAACAGACCCGTGTCGACAGCTTTGTCCATGACGGTACGCAATGGCAGGTCAAAACCCCCGGCGGCACAGTCACCGCCCGTGCGCTGATCCTTGCGACCAATGCCTATACCGGGGAGTTGGCCCCGGGGCTGGCCCGCCGCCTCGCACGGTCCATAGTCCCGGTGCATTCATGGCAAATGGCCACCAACCCACTGTCCGACAATTTGCGCGCCACCCTGTTGCCGGGGCGTCAGGCCGTGTCGGACACGCGAGGCGATCTGCGATTTTTCCGCTACGATGCGCGCAACCGTCTGATCACTGGCGGGGCAATCATTGGCGGCGGCGATGTCAGCGCCCGTGTGGCCCGCAAAGTCGCTCGCAATCTGGCCGACAGCTTTCCACAGCTGGAAGCCCCGGAGATGACCCATGTCTGGTCAGGCTATCTGGCGATGAACTGGGACCGTTTTCCCCGCGTGCACAACCTTGGCCCCAACGGCTGGGCGCCGATCGGTTACAACGGGCGCGGCGTGGCTCTGGCCAATGCTCTGGGGCGCGAAATTGCCCGGGCCATCGACGGGGAAGACCCGCGCGGACTGGCCTTGCCGATCACGGAACCACATCCCCTGCCCTTTCACCCCATCGCCCGGCGCGTGGCCCCGCTCTATCTGGCGTGGATGCAACGCAAAGACCGGACCGACCCGAAGCTCTGA
- a CDS encoding L-2-amino-thiazoline-4-carboxylic acid hydrolase, with the protein MKDLPILERRRIEAEILKHVFEVISERSGRTEAEAVIGETCSRSAIDQGKAMAADLDHPANLSDFAAILPNWTKEDALEMDVLTTEPDRMEFNVTRCRYAEMYKEMGVGDIGHLLSCNRDGDFCVGYNPDIELTRTQTIMKGASHCDFRYKMKKD; encoded by the coding sequence ATGAAAGACCTCCCCATTCTCGAACGCCGCCGCATCGAGGCAGAAATCCTCAAACATGTTTTCGAAGTGATCTCGGAACGGTCCGGGCGCACAGAGGCCGAAGCCGTCATTGGCGAGACCTGTTCGCGCTCTGCCATCGATCAGGGCAAGGCCATGGCTGCAGACCTTGATCACCCTGCCAACCTCAGCGACTTCGCCGCAATCCTGCCGAACTGGACCAAGGAAGACGCGCTGGAGATGGACGTGCTCACCACGGAACCGGATCGCATGGAATTCAACGTCACCCGCTGCCGCTACGCAGAGATGTACAAGGAAATGGGCGTTGGCGACATCGGTCATCTGCTGTCGTGCAATCGCGATGGCGATTTTTGCGTTGGCTACAATCCGGATATCGAACTGACCCGGACCCAGACGATCATGAAAGGCGCAAGCCACTGTGATTTTCGCTACAAGATGAAAAAGGACTGA
- a CDS encoding M20 aminoacylase family protein, whose amino-acid sequence MAVGNWVSRELAALTAFRHDLHENPELLYELPRTAMKVAEALRTAGVDEVIEGLGKTGVVGVIHGQTNRSGRMIGLRADMDALPILETTGLPYASKVPGKMHACGHDGHTTMLLGAAKHLAETRAFDGTVIVIFQPAEEGGAGAQAMIEDGLFDRWPCDEVYGMHNMPNLPVGSFTTSAGPNMGAVDKLTIRITGKGGHAAQPHNAIDPFPALAGIIQAIHGMSARSVDPFESHVVSLCVVEGGDAFNVIPEEITLVGTVRTLSEDVRDHVEARIRQIVTQIAAGHACTGVVGYDRSYPVLINHETETEYAAEAARAVAGADKVTLDMVPTLGGEDFAFMLNKVPGCMINIGNGPSANLHHPEYNFNDEVIGWGCSYWVTLVRQRLAL is encoded by the coding sequence ATGGCCGTTGGAAACTGGGTGTCGCGCGAACTGGCCGCGCTGACCGCATTTCGTCACGATCTGCATGAAAATCCCGAATTGCTCTACGAGCTTCCGCGCACGGCCATGAAGGTCGCCGAGGCGCTGCGGACCGCCGGGGTCGATGAGGTGATCGAAGGTCTGGGCAAAACCGGCGTCGTTGGCGTGATCCACGGGCAAACCAACCGTTCGGGCCGAATGATCGGGCTGCGCGCGGATATGGATGCCCTGCCCATTCTGGAGACCACCGGCCTGCCCTATGCCTCCAAGGTGCCCGGCAAAATGCATGCCTGCGGTCATGACGGTCACACCACCATGTTGCTCGGCGCGGCGAAACATCTGGCGGAAACCCGCGCCTTTGACGGCACGGTGATCGTGATCTTCCAGCCAGCCGAGGAAGGCGGCGCAGGGGCCCAGGCGATGATCGAAGACGGGTTGTTCGACCGCTGGCCCTGTGACGAAGTTTACGGCATGCACAATATGCCAAACCTGCCAGTCGGCAGTTTCACCACCTCTGCAGGGCCGAACATGGGGGCGGTCGACAAGCTGACGATCCGCATCACCGGCAAGGGCGGCCACGCGGCCCAACCCCACAATGCGATCGACCCCTTTCCCGCACTAGCGGGCATCATTCAGGCCATTCACGGCATGAGCGCCCGCTCTGTCGATCCCTTCGAGTCTCATGTCGTGTCGCTCTGTGTGGTCGAGGGCGGCGATGCCTTCAACGTCATCCCCGAGGAAATCACGCTGGTTGGCACTGTGCGCACCCTCTCAGAAGACGTCCGCGATCATGTCGAAGCCCGCATCCGCCAGATCGTCACCCAGATCGCGGCGGGACATGCCTGCACCGGCGTTGTGGGCTATGACCGCAGCTATCCAGTGCTGATCAACCATGAGACGGAAACGGAATATGCCGCTGAGGCCGCCCGCGCGGTGGCTGGCGCCGACAAGGTCACGCTCGATATGGTGCCGACGCTGGGAGGCGAAGATTTCGCCTTCATGCTCAACAAGGTGCCCGGCTGTATGATCAACATCGGCAATGGCCCCTCGGCCAATCTTCATCACCCGGAGTATAACTTCAACGATGAGGTGATCGGCTGGGGCTGCTCTTACTGGGTGACGCTGGTACGTCAGCGGCTCGCACTCTGA
- a CDS encoding amino acid ABC transporter ATP-binding protein, whose translation MSQAAERVVDRSNMTVSDEVAIQIVNMNKWYGEFHVLRDINLTVNRGERIVIAGPSGSGKSTMIRCINRLEEHQKGKIIVDGTELTSDLKNIDRIRSEVGMCFQHFNLFPHLTILENCTLAPMWVRKTPKREAEDLAMHFLEKVKIPDQAHKYPGMLSGGQQQRVAIARSLCMQPRIMLFDEPTSALDPEMIKEVLDTMIELAEEGMTMLCVTHEMGFARQVANRVIFMDQGQIVEQNEPEEFFNNPQSDRTKLFLSQILGH comes from the coding sequence ATGTCTCAAGCTGCAGAACGTGTCGTTGATCGTTCCAACATGACCGTCTCCGACGAGGTGGCCATCCAGATCGTCAACATGAACAAATGGTACGGCGAATTCCATGTTCTCCGTGACATCAACCTGACTGTGAACCGTGGCGAACGGATCGTCATAGCGGGGCCCTCGGGCTCTGGCAAATCCACCATGATCCGCTGCATCAACCGCCTTGAAGAGCACCAGAAGGGCAAGATCATCGTCGATGGGACCGAACTGACCTCGGACCTCAAGAACATTGACCGGATCCGCTCGGAGGTTGGCATGTGCTTCCAGCACTTCAACCTCTTCCCGCATTTGACCATTCTGGAAAACTGTACGCTGGCGCCGATGTGGGTGCGTAAGACGCCGAAACGCGAGGCTGAAGATCTGGCGATGCATTTCCTGGAAAAGGTGAAGATCCCGGATCAGGCGCATAAATATCCGGGCATGCTTTCGGGCGGTCAGCAACAGCGTGTGGCGATTGCGCGTTCGCTGTGCATGCAGCCGCGCATCATGCTGTTCGACGAACCGACGTCGGCGCTCGACCCCGAAATGATCAAAGAGGTGCTCGACACGATGATCGAGCTGGCGGAAGAGGGCATGACCATGCTCTGCGTGACCCACGAAATGGGCTTTGCCCGTCAGGTGGCGAACCGCGTGATCTTTATGGATCAGGGGCAGATCGTGGAACAGAACGAACCGGAAGAGTTCTTCAACAATCCGCAATCGGATCGGACGAAACTGTTCCTGTCGCAGATCCTCGGGCACTGA
- a CDS encoding amino acid ABC transporter permease, which yields MSTNTSLSYVRKEMLDQQPAPRSQVGVSRWVRENLFSGWINSILTLVSIYVIFIVLKGTLPWIFGGVWDANSLDECRQILTERFGETHHACWAVIRERWNQLIYGFYPETEYWRANLAFVLMLLALAPVLFDKLPRKMLWITMAFPFFMVWLVWGGTIWGVASVAAGFALAGLAFKVVDRFGSMALSSIAAVVAGLLWWILIGPMLVDVLNSALPVGHLQEVQSRDLGGFMICLIIGLSGIALSLPIGIVLALGRQSDLFIVKTICVGFIEFIRGVPLITLLFTASLLLNYFLPPGTTFDLTLRVIIMVTMFSSAYMAEVIRGGLAALPKGQYEAADALGLDYWKAQRLIIMPQALKISIPGIVNTFIGLFKDTTLVMFIGIYDMLGLSNAIRANAAWNGIYWELFIFIGLVFWICCFAMSRYSQWLERKLRTDHR from the coding sequence ATGAGCACAAACACCTCCCTCTCCTATGTGCGTAAGGAAATGCTGGACCAGCAGCCTGCGCCGCGCTCCCAGGTCGGCGTATCGCGCTGGGTCCGTGAAAACCTGTTCTCGGGCTGGATCAATTCGATCCTGACGCTGGTCTCGATCTATGTGATTTTTATCGTGCTCAAAGGCACCCTGCCGTGGATTTTTGGCGGCGTCTGGGATGCCAATTCGCTTGATGAATGTCGCCAGATTCTGACAGAACGTTTCGGGGAAACCCACCACGCCTGTTGGGCGGTCATCCGCGAACGCTGGAACCAGTTGATCTACGGGTTCTATCCGGAGACCGAATACTGGCGTGCCAATCTGGCCTTCGTCCTGATGCTGCTGGCGCTGGCGCCCGTGCTGTTCGACAAGCTGCCACGCAAGATGCTGTGGATCACCATGGCCTTTCCCTTCTTCATGGTGTGGCTCGTCTGGGGCGGCACGATCTGGGGGGTGGCCTCGGTTGCTGCCGGTTTCGCGCTTGCTGGCCTCGCGTTCAAAGTCGTCGACCGTTTTGGCTCCATGGCCCTGTCATCGATTGCGGCCGTTGTGGCGGGCCTTCTGTGGTGGATTCTGATTGGGCCGATGCTAGTCGATGTGTTGAATTCAGCACTGCCAGTCGGGCACCTGCAAGAAGTCCAAAGCCGCGACCTTGGTGGCTTCATGATCTGTCTGATCATCGGCCTGTCGGGGATTGCTCTGTCGCTGCCGATCGGCATCGTTCTGGCGCTGGGCCGTCAGTCGGATCTGTTCATCGTGAAAACCATCTGTGTGGGCTTCATTGAATTCATCCGTGGGGTGCCGCTGATCACGCTGCTGTTCACCGCGTCGCTGCTGCTCAACTACTTCCTGCCGCCGGGGACGACCTTTGACCTGACCCTTCGGGTGATCATCATGGTGACGATGTTTTCGTCGGCTTACATGGCCGAGGTGATCCGGGGCGGTCTCGCCGCGCTTCCCAAAGGCCAGTATGAAGCCGCCGATGCGCTGGGACTCGATTATTGGAAGGCGCAGCGGCTGATCATCATGCCGCAGGCGCTCAAGATCTCGATCCCGGGCATCGTGAACACCTTTATCGGGCTGTTCAAGGACACCACTCTGGTGATGTTCATCGGCATCTATGACATGCTGGGCCTGTCCAACGCGATCCGCGCCAACGCGGCCTGGAACGGCATCTATTGGGAGCTGTTCATCTTCATCGGGCTCGTGTTCTGGATCTGCTGTTTCGCCATGTCCCGTTACTCTCAGTGGCTGGAGCGCAAGCTCCGCACCGACCATCGTTAA
- a CDS encoding ABC transporter permease subunit (The N-terminal region of this protein, as described by TIGR01726, is a three transmembrane segment that identifies a subfamily of ABC transporter permease subunits, which specificities that include histidine, arginine, glutamine, glutamate, L-cystine (sic), the opines (in Agrobacterium) octopine and nopaline, etc.), whose amino-acid sequence MTTIPDAENQGFRLSQLIYDTRYRSMTIQVIAFIAFMLILAFLIRNTIINLSNLGKDFDFGFLFSRAAYDINQQLIPYSSNDTHLRATIVGLLNTLMVAVLGCALATVIGVVAGVLRLSKNWLTAKIMTVYVESFRNIPVLLWILAFMAVLSESLPAPRAFRGETPDASMWLWDSIAVTNRGTYLPAPVWGPGSLVVVIVFLLSLVGIWAFGKWALKRFEATGQLLPTFWIKLAIFFLPSVIVYFLMGRPITLSFPELKGFNFGGGVHLRNSMLALWLALSFYTGAFIAEIVRSGILAISKGQTEAAFALGLRPSRTMNLVILPQALRVIIPPLISQYLNLTKNSSLALAVGYMDLRSTLGGTTLNTTGRELECMLLMMLIYLIVSLFISSGMNLYNKSVKLKER is encoded by the coding sequence ATGACGACAATACCAGATGCGGAAAACCAAGGTTTTCGGCTCAGCCAGCTGATCTATGACACGCGGTATCGCTCCATGACCATTCAGGTCATCGCATTCATCGCTTTCATGCTGATCCTGGCCTTTCTTATTCGAAACACCATCATCAACCTGTCCAATCTGGGCAAGGACTTTGATTTTGGGTTTCTGTTCAGTCGTGCTGCTTACGACATCAACCAGCAGCTGATCCCATATTCATCGAATGACACGCATTTGCGAGCCACGATCGTCGGGCTTCTCAATACGCTGATGGTGGCCGTTCTGGGCTGTGCGCTGGCAACCGTCATCGGCGTTGTGGCCGGTGTGCTGCGCCTCTCCAAGAACTGGCTGACGGCGAAGATCATGACCGTCTATGTGGAAAGCTTCCGCAACATTCCCGTTCTGCTCTGGATCCTTGCCTTCATGGCGGTGCTGTCCGAATCTCTGCCCGCCCCGCGCGCATTTCGCGGAGAAACGCCGGACGCATCCATGTGGCTGTGGGATTCGATTGCGGTGACGAACCGCGGCACCTATCTGCCCGCCCCTGTCTGGGGACCGGGGTCTCTGGTGGTGGTGATCGTGTTCCTGCTGTCGCTGGTCGGTATCTGGGCCTTTGGCAAATGGGCACTCAAGCGGTTTGAAGCCACTGGACAGCTGTTGCCCACCTTCTGGATCAAGCTGGCCATCTTCTTTCTGCCGTCCGTTATTGTCTACTTCCTGATGGGGCGCCCGATCACCCTGTCGTTCCCGGAATTGAAGGGCTTTAACTTCGGTGGTGGCGTGCATCTGCGCAACTCGATGCTGGCGCTCTGGCTGGCGCTGAGCTTCTACACGGGGGCCTTTATCGCCGAAATCGTGCGGTCGGGGATCCTTGCAATTTCCAAGGGTCAGACCGAAGCCGCCTTTGCATTGGGCCTGCGCCCGTCGCGGACGATGAACCTTGTGATCCTGCCGCAGGCGCTGCGGGTCATCATCCCGCCGCTGATTTCCCAATACCTGAACCTGACCAAGAACTCCTCCCTGGCGCTGGCCGTCGGCTACATGGATTTGCGGTCGACGCTGGGCGGCACGACGCTCAACACCACCGGGCGCGAACTGGAATGCATGCTCTTGATGATGCTGATTTATCTGATCGTGAGCCTGTTCATCTCGTCCGGGATGAACCTCTACAACAAGTCCGTGAAGCTGAAGGAGCGCTGA
- a CDS encoding amino acid ABC transporter substrate-binding protein: MKKSVFLGALTLAGLAAGTAMAQDSSTLAAVKDRGALKCGVNPGTPGFAAPDANGNFVGFDVDVCRAVAAAVLGDSEAVEYTPLTSAVRFTALASGEVDMLARNTTWTFSRDVDLKNTFVGVNYYDGQGFMVPKDLGVSSAKELSGATVCIETGTTTELNLADYFRVNNMDYEPVPVESFTEAQTQFLAGACDVYTTDASALAASRASFENPEAYVVLPEIISKEPLGPLVRHGDDNWGDIVRWSLNAMIAAEEYGVTSANAEEMSAGTDNPEINRLLGVEGELGAMLGLENDWALNILTQVGNYGESFEKNIGENTPVALARGLNAQWTEGGLIYSPPFR; the protein is encoded by the coding sequence ATGAAAAAATCCGTATTTCTTGGCGCGCTGACGCTGGCGGGTCTCGCCGCCGGTACAGCGATGGCTCAGGATTCCTCCACGCTGGCAGCCGTGAAAGACCGTGGCGCGCTGAAATGTGGTGTGAACCCGGGGACCCCCGGCTTTGCTGCACCGGACGCAAACGGCAACTTCGTCGGCTTTGACGTCGACGTATGTCGCGCTGTCGCCGCTGCCGTGCTGGGTGACTCCGAAGCCGTTGAATACACGCCGCTGACCTCTGCCGTGCGTTTCACCGCATTGGCCTCCGGCGAAGTGGACATGCTGGCCCGGAACACCACCTGGACCTTCTCGCGTGACGTCGACCTCAAGAACACCTTTGTCGGTGTGAACTACTACGACGGTCAGGGCTTCATGGTCCCCAAAGACCTCGGCGTTTCCTCCGCGAAAGAGCTGTCTGGCGCGACCGTGTGTATCGAAACCGGTACCACGACCGAACTGAACCTCGCCGACTATTTCCGTGTGAACAACATGGACTACGAACCGGTTCCGGTTGAAAGCTTCACCGAAGCGCAGACGCAGTTCCTGGCTGGGGCCTGTGACGTCTACACCACCGACGCCTCCGCACTGGCGGCTTCGCGTGCGTCCTTCGAAAACCCCGAAGCCTATGTGGTTCTGCCGGAAATCATTTCCAAAGAGCCGCTCGGTCCGCTTGTTCGCCATGGCGATGACAACTGGGGTGATATCGTGCGCTGGTCGCTCAACGCGATGATCGCTGCCGAAGAATACGGCGTGACCTCTGCCAATGCGGAAGAAATGTCCGCGGGTACCGATAACCCGGAAATCAACCGTCTGCTGGGTGTCGAAGGCGAACTGGGCGCGATGCTCGGCCTTGAAAACGACTGGGCTCTGAACATCCTGACCCAGGTTGGCAACTACGGCGAAAGCTTCGAGAAAAACATCGGCGAAAACACCCCGGTGGCGCTGGCTCGTGGTCTCAACGCTCAGTGGACCGAAGGCGGCCTGATCTACTCGCCGCCCTTCCGTTAA
- a CDS encoding ATP12 family protein, whose amino-acid sequence MAEWAAKRFWKNITVTESAEGFGIHLDGRQVRTPAKAPLRVPTRALADLIAAEWAAQADEIDPNTMPATRGANAAIDKVAVQHGEVADLLADYGDSDLLCYRAEYPRELVDRQAQGWDPVLEWATSHLGVQLVLRSGVMHAPQDPAALAVLREKTHGFTAFELAAFHDLVTLSGSLILAFAVTEGQLEAEAAWSLSRIDEDFQSEQWGADEEAEEAAEIKRQSFLQAALFYRVVN is encoded by the coding sequence GTGGCAGAATGGGCAGCAAAGCGGTTTTGGAAAAACATCACGGTGACGGAAAGTGCCGAGGGGTTCGGCATTCATCTGGATGGCCGCCAGGTGCGCACGCCCGCCAAGGCACCGCTCAGGGTGCCAACGCGGGCTTTGGCGGATCTGATCGCCGCTGAATGGGCCGCGCAGGCAGACGAGATTGATCCGAACACCATGCCTGCAACCCGGGGTGCCAATGCCGCCATCGACAAGGTTGCGGTCCAGCATGGCGAGGTGGCCGATCTTCTGGCTGACTATGGTGACAGCGATCTGCTGTGTTATCGCGCTGAATATCCGCGCGAACTGGTGGATCGACAGGCGCAGGGCTGGGATCCGGTTTTGGAATGGGCCACCTCGCATTTGGGGGTACAGCTGGTGCTGCGCTCCGGCGTGATGCATGCCCCGCAGGATCCGGCAGCGCTGGCGGTTCTGCGGGAGAAAACCCACGGGTTCACGGCATTTGAACTGGCAGCTTTCCACGATCTTGTGACGCTGTCGGGATCGCTGATTCTGGCCTTCGCCGTGACCGAAGGCCAGTTGGAAGCAGAGGCCGCGTGGAGCCTGTCGCGTATTGATGAAGACTTCCAGAGCGAACAATGGGGCGCGGATGAGGAGGCCGAGGAGGCCGCTGAAATCAAGCGCCAGAGCTTCCTTCAGGCGGCGCTGTTTTACCGTGTGGTCAATTAA
- a CDS encoding HAD-IA family hydrolase yields the protein MKLVIFDVDGTLVDSQAHIIASVHEAFTHLGLAVPDRDAILSIVGLSLPMAMRELAPSVGAEQIAQLTEFYKTEFHAQRLKRGAEASPLYPGAEAAVRALGGREDILLAIATGKSRRGLNALLEAWKFGNLFLSTQCADDHPSKPHPSMVEACLSDCGVAREDAIVLGDTTYDMEMARAARVRGLGVSWGYHGASALKETGALAVLDDFGQLVPALEEIWKD from the coding sequence ATGAAGCTGGTGATTTTCGACGTCGACGGCACGCTGGTCGACAGTCAGGCGCATATCATTGCTTCTGTGCACGAAGCTTTCACGCACCTCGGTCTTGCCGTGCCCGACCGGGATGCGATCCTGTCTATCGTGGGGCTGTCTTTGCCCATGGCGATGCGCGAACTCGCGCCCAGCGTGGGGGCGGAGCAGATCGCGCAGCTGACGGAATTCTATAAGACCGAATTTCATGCACAACGTCTCAAGCGGGGGGCGGAGGCCTCGCCGCTTTATCCCGGTGCCGAAGCTGCGGTGCGCGCCCTGGGAGGGCGTGAAGATATCTTGCTGGCGATTGCGACCGGCAAAAGCCGTCGCGGCCTGAATGCGCTGCTGGAGGCCTGGAAGTTCGGCAATCTGTTTCTGAGCACCCAATGCGCCGATGATCACCCCTCCAAACCGCATCCTTCGATGGTCGAGGCCTGCCTGAGCGACTGCGGCGTGGCGCGTGAGGACGCGATCGTGCTGGGGGATACAACCTACGATATGGAAATGGCGCGGGCGGCGCGGGTGCGGGGGCTCGGTGTCAGCTGGGGCTATCATGGCGCATCGGCGCTGAAGGAAACCGGCGCGCTTGCGGTTTTGGACGATTTCGGCCAATTGGTGCCGGCTTTGGAAGAGATCTGGAAGGACTGA